In the Taeniopygia guttata chromosome 12, bTaeGut7.mat, whole genome shotgun sequence genome, one interval contains:
- the PARP3 gene encoding LOW QUALITY PROTEIN: protein mono-ADP-ribosyltransferase PARP3 (The sequence of the model RefSeq protein was modified relative to this genomic sequence to represent the inferred CDS: inserted 1 base in 1 codon), translated as MAYKRQASSSKQPNSRERKXKGEEEDDTWSSTLATLKTAPKEKRPATIDGLCPLSRALGARPRPCHSLWVYEDYDCTLNQTNIKANNNKFYIIQLLEHDGAYSAWSHWGPVGEVGQSKLMPCASLEAAKKDFEKKFREKTKNSWATRENFIAQPGKYTLIEVQSGAGQEVEAMLRVDAVDGDKVCKQRVLPCTLDRATQDLVSLIFSSDMFRDAMQTMNIDVKKMPLGKLSKQQIARGFEALDELEAALREQPPQAPRLEELSSRFYTIIPHNFGRARPPTISSPDLLRAKKDMLLVLADIEIARSLQAQKEKEEEEEEKEVAHPLDQDYALLCCQLSLLDPASREYQLIQTYVMQTGHKLHILNIWQVARDGEDERFKAHDLLEHRCLLWHGTNVAVVAAILKSGLRIMPHSGGRVGKGIYFASENSKSVRYVGCTSKNVGIMFLTEVALGKPYRITCDDPTLCQPPAGYDSVLACGRSEPDPAQDEEVLLDGKKVLVCQDKPIPIPAYKDSSFSQSEYLIYKESQCQIRYLVQLRF; from the exons ATGGCTTACAAGCGCCAGGCTTCTTCCTCGAAGCAGCcaaacagcagggaaagga ccaaaggggaagaggaggacGACACCTGGAGCTCCACCTTGGCAACCCTGAAAACTGCTCCTAAGGAGAAGCGCCCTGCCACAATTGATGGGCTGTGCCCCCTGAGCAGGGCACTCGGTGCTCGG CCCAGGCCATGTCACTCGCTATGGGTCTATGAGGACTATGACTGCACCCTGAACCAGACCAACATCAAAGCCAACAACAACAAGTTCTACATCATCCAGCTCCTTGAGCATGACGGTGCCTACAGTGCCTGGAGCCACTGGGGCCCTGTG GGAGAGGTGGGCCAGTCCAAGCTCATGCCCTGTGCCTCCCTGGAAGCTGCCAAGAAGGACTTTGAGAAGAAGTTTCGGGAGAAGACCAAGAACAGCTGGGCAACAAGGGAGAACTTCATTGCCCAGCCGGGGAAGTACACGCTCATTGAGGTGCAgtcaggggctgggcaggaggtggAGGCTATGCTCAGG GTGGATGCCGTGGATGGGGACAAGGTCTGCAAGCAGAGGGTGCTGCCCTGCACCTTGGACAGAGCCACACAGGACCTGGTGTCCCTCATCTTCAGCAGTGACATGTTCCGGGATGCCATGCAGACCATGAATATTG ATGTGAAGAAGATGCCTCTGGGGAAGCTGAGCAAGCAGCAGATCGCGAGGGGCTTTGAGGCACTGGAcgagctggaggcagcactgAGGGAGCAGCCCCCCCAGGCCCCTCGCCTGGAGGAACTCTCCTCACGCTTCTACACAATCATCCCACACAACTTTGGACGGGCACGGCCACCCACCATCAGCTCCCCTGACCTGCTGCGTGCCAAGAAGGACATGCTGTTG gTGCTGGCTGACATTGAGATTGCACGGAGCCTGCAGGCacagaaagagaaggaggaggaggaggaggagaaagaagtcGCCCACCCACTGGATCAGGATTAcgccctgctctgctgccagctctccctgctTGACCCAGCTTCCCGGGAATACCAG CTGATCCAGACCTATGTGATGCAGACTGGGCACAAACTCCACATCCTCAACATCTGGCAGGTGGCCCGAGATGGTGAG GATGAGCGTTTCAAGGCCCATGACCTCCTGGAGCACCGGTGCCTGCTTTGGCACGGCACCAATGTGGCAGTGGTGGCGGCCATCCTGAAGAGCGGGCTGCGCATCATGCCCCACTCAGGCGGGCGCGTGGGCAAGGGCATCTACTTTGCCTCAGAGAACAGCAAATCAGTCCGCTATG TGGGCTGTACATCTAAGAATGTTGGCATCATGTTCCTGACGGAGGTGGCCCTGGGCAAGCCCTACCGCATCACCTGCGATGACCCCACGCTGTGCCAGCCACCTGCTGGCTATGACAGTGTCCTGGCCTGTGGCCGCTCGGAGCCGG ATCCTGCACAGGAtgaggaggtgctgctggatgGCAAGAAGGTGCTGGTGTGCCAGGACAAGCCCATCCCCATTCCCGCCTACAAGGACTCCTCCTTCAGCCAGAGCGAGTACCTCATCTACAAGGAAAGCCAGTGCCAGATCCGCTACCTTGTCCAGCTCCGCTTCTGA
- the RBM5 gene encoding RNA-binding protein 5: MGSDKRVSRTERSGRYGSIVEREDRDERESRSRRRDDYKRSSEERRGDRYDDYRDYDSRDYDSRDYDSRDSRDCRDYDSRDYDSRDSRVCRDYDSRDSRDCRDYDSRDCRDYDSRDSRDYDCRDYDSRDCRDYDSRDSRDYDRDYDSRDYDSPERERERRNSDKSEDGYHSDGDYGEHDYRNDINDEKESKTIMLRGLPITVTENDIRELIESFEGPQPADVRLMKRKTGVSRGFAFVEFYHFQDATSWMEANQKKLVIQGKQIAMHYSNPRPKFEDWLCNKCCLYNFRRRLKCFRCGADKFDSEQEVPPGAAEAVQSVDYYCDTIILRNIAPHTVVESIMTALSPYASLAVNNIRLIKDKQTQQNRGFAFVQLSSAMDASQLLQILQSLQPPLKIDGKTIGVDFAKSARKDLLLPDGNRVSAFSVASTAIAAAQWSSTQPQTGEGSTLDYSYLQSGQDGYSQYAQYSQDYQQYYQNQGGVLDTDTATISGAPVTTTTAAVVSQSPQLYNQQTNSPDSPTQSAPPTTSSQAQAAPPTGVVPGTKYAVPDTSTYQYDESSGYYYDPITGLYYDPNSQYYYNALTQQYLYWDGEKETYMPAAEGVTYQQTATTTTTKEVKEKKEKPKSKTAQQIAKDMERWAKSLNKQKENFKNSFQPLSTREEERKESAAADAGFALFEKKGALSERQQILPEVLKNGDDENPLKRGLVAAYSGDSDNDEDLLERMENEEEKLTDWKKMACLLCRRQFPNKDALIRHQQLSDLHKQNMDIYRRSKLSEQELEALELREREMKYRDRAAERREKYGIPEPPEPKRKKVYDAGTVNYEQPTKDGLDNSNIGNKMLQAMGWREGSGLGRKCQGITAPIEAQVRMRGAGLGAKGSSYGVSTADSYKDAVRKAMFARFTEME; this comes from the exons ATGGGCTCGGACAAGCG GGTGAGCAGGACGGAGCGGAGCGGCCGCTATGGCTCCATCGTGGAGAGGGAGGACCGCGACGAGAGGGAGTCCCGCAGCCGGCGGAGGGATGACTACAAGAGGTCCAGTGAGGAGCGCCGCGGTGACCGCTACGATGACTATCGCGACTATGATAGCCGCGACTACGACAGCCGAGACTACGACAGCCGCGATAGCCGAGATTGCCGCGACTACGACAGTCGGGACTATGACAGTCGAGACAGCCGGGTCTGCCGAGACTACGACAGTCGCGACAGCCGCGATTGCCGCGACTACGATAGCCGAGATTGCCGCGACTACGACAGCCGGGACAGCCGCGACTACGATTGCCGGGACTACGATAGTCGGGACTGCCGAGACTACGACAGTCGCGATAGCCGAGACTACGATAGAGACTACGACAGCCGCGATTACGATAGCCCCGAG AGGGAGCGGGAGCGCAGGAACAGCGACAAGTCAGAGGACGGATACCATTCCGATGGCGACTACGGCGAGCACGACTACAGGAACGATATTAACgatgaaaaagaaagcaagaccATCATGTTGCGTGGGCTCCCCATCACGGTTACGGAGAACGAT ATTCGTGAGCTTATTGAGTCCTTTGAAGGTCCTCAGCCTGCAGACGTGAGGCTGATGAAAAGAAAGACAG GTGTAAGCCGTGGTTTCGCCTTCGTGGAGTTTTATCACTTTCAAGATGCTACCAGCTGGATGGAAGCCAATCAG aaaaagcTGGTGATCCAAGGGAAGCAGATTGCAATGCACTACAGCAACCCAAGGCCTAAATTTGAGGACTGGCTCTGCAACAAG TGCTGCCTTTACAACTTCAGAAGGAGGCTAAAATGCTTCCGCTGTGGAGCTGACAAATTTG ATTCAGAACAGGAAGTACCAcctggggcagcagaagccGTTCAGTCTGTGGATTATTACTGTGATA ccATCATTCTTCGAAACATTGCTCCTCACACAGTAGTGGAATCCATCATGACTGCCTTGTCTCCATATGCATCTCTGGCAGTCAATAATATTCGTCTCATCAAAGACAAGCAGACTCAGCAGAACAGAGGCTTTGCGTTTGTGCAGCTGTCTTCCGCCATG GATGCTTCTCAACTGCTACAGATTTTACAAAGTCTTCAGCCACCGTTAAAAATTGATGGCAAAACAATTGGTGTTGACTTTGCAAAGAGTGCCAGAAA AGACCTGCTTCTCCCAGACGGTAACAGAGTCAGCGCCTTCTCCGTGGCAAGTACAGCCATTGCTGCAGCTCAGTGGTCATCCACTCAG CCACAGACTGGAGAGGGCAGCACCCTTGACTACAGCTATCTCCAGTCAGGACAGGATGGATACTCACAGTATGCTCAG TATTCCCAGGATTATCAGCAGTACTACCAAAATCAAGGAGGAGTATTGGACACAGACACAGCTACCATATCAG GAGCTCCGGTCACTACAACGACGGCTGCAGTCGTGTCTCAGAGTCCTCAGCTGTATAATCAGCAGACAAACTCACCTGATTCTCCG accCAATCAGCACCACCTACCACTAGCAGTCAGGCACAGGCGGCTCCTCCGACTGGCGTAGTGCCTGGAACCAAGTACG ctGTCCCTGATACTTCCACCTACCAATATGATGAATCTTCAGGATATTATTATGATCCTATAACAGGGCTCTACTATGATCCTAATTCCCAG TATTACTACAATGCCTTAACCCAGCAGTACCTGTACTGGGATGGCGAAAAGGAGACCTACATGCCTGCAGCAGAAGGTGTCACGTACCAACAGACAGCTACCACAACCACCACCAAAGaagtgaaagagaagaaagagaagccTAAGAGTAAAACAGCCCAACAG ATTGCTAAAGACATGGAGCGCTGGGCAAAGAGTTTGAACAAGCAGAAGGAGAACTTCAAGAATAGCTTCCAGCCACTGAGTaccagggaggaggagcgtAAGGAGTCAGCAGCTGCAGATGCAGGCTTTGCCCTCTTTGAGAAAAAG GGAGCTCTGTCAGAGCGACAGCAGATCTTGCCAGAGGTGTTGAAAAATGGAGATGATGAAAATCCACTAAAG CGTGGCCTTGTGGCTGCCTACAGTGGTGACAGCGATAATGATGAGGACTTGCTGGAAAGAATGGAGAATGAGGAGGAGAAGCTGACTGACTGGAAGAAGATGGCTTGTCTGCTGTGTAGAAGGCAGTTCCCAAACAAAGATGCTCTGATTCGTCACCAGCAGCTGTCTGACTTGCACAAG CAAAACATGGATATCTACAGGAGATCAAAGCTTTCCGAGCAGGAACTTGAAGCCTTGGAGCTGCGTGAGAGAGAG ATGAAATACAGAGACAGAGCAGCTGAGAGGAGGGAAAAGTACGGCATCCCTGAGCCGCCGGAGCCCAAGCGCAAGAAGGTCTACGATGCAGGCACAGT GAATTACGAGCAGCCCACCAAAGATGGCCTTGACAACAGTAATATCGGCAACAAGATGCTGCAGGCCATGGGCTGGAGGGAAGGTTCGGGCTTGGGAAGAAAATGCCAGGGCATCACAGCTCCCATTGAG GCCCAAGTACGAATGAGAGGAGCTGGCTTGGGAGCCAAGGGCAGCTCCTACGGTGTCTCCACGGCAGATTCGTACAAAGATGCGGTGCGGAAAGCCATGTTCGCTCGGTTCACAGAGATGGAGTAA